The Sulfurimonas hydrogeniphila genome includes a window with the following:
- a CDS encoding group III truncated hemoglobin — MMTLFYEKAIEDTILGPYFIHELGDDMQSEEWVEHIDLLADFWLAKMLGQKTYKGNFIGAHIKLPQISRESFDRWLELFSLSVDEVYVSEIAEVFKKKGTLFSQQFINNKLKI, encoded by the coding sequence ATGATGACTTTGTTTTATGAAAAAGCCATAGAAGATACAATACTGGGACCTTATTTTATCCATGAACTCGGAGATGATATGCAAAGTGAAGAGTGGGTTGAGCATATTGATCTTTTGGCTGATTTTTGGTTGGCCAAGATGCTTGGTCAAAAAACCTATAAAGGAAACTTCATAGGTGCACATATTAAACTTCCCCAAATCAGCAGAGAAAGTTTTGACAGATGGTTGGAACTTTTCTCTTTAAGTGTTGATGAAGTCTATGTGTCTGAGATTGCCGAAGTTTTTAAGAAAAAAGGAACTCTGTTTTCGCAACAGTTTATAAATAATAAACTCAAGATTTAG
- a CDS encoding ADP-ribosylglycohydrolase family protein: MLKNKKSSIKGAFFGALAGDALCLGSHYEYDAQKIYKAYGNKSIEKFMSPGEMMGGQTHGIGWGERNYHPGKKAGGTTDYGDYNIVILEHLAATANPPREFDVASLLPHWMNRLENGWGSWICTMTKETYAQVKQGVPVERLGGGSNATAIRHVAAHAYYDNEETLARVARQAMFTHRHPEALEGGEFFARVTHRVIHGSTPRDAIETVAVQMGGFIESKVAQAIAKHKEATDENSKLLKEKFCDDLALTSMAKLWDVGRSEPIKVGKASPTQGTLPGSVYFILKYAENKNGLNEALAANAMVGGDNASRAIAIGMVLGAYFGVDAINSQWRETLDQWEYCEKLLETLPLLKEV, encoded by the coding sequence ATGTTAAAAAACAAGAAATCTTCGATAAAAGGTGCCTTTTTCGGTGCACTGGCGGGCGATGCTTTGTGTCTGGGTTCGCATTATGAGTATGACGCACAGAAAATCTACAAAGCATACGGAAACAAATCGATAGAAAAATTTATGAGTCCGGGTGAAATGATGGGCGGACAGACACATGGAATAGGGTGGGGAGAACGCAATTATCACCCCGGAAAAAAAGCAGGCGGAACTACTGACTATGGCGATTACAATATAGTCATTTTAGAACATCTGGCAGCTACGGCTAATCCGCCAAGAGAATTTGATGTCGCTTCATTGCTGCCACACTGGATGAATCGTTTGGAAAACGGATGGGGTTCATGGATTTGTACGATGACAAAAGAGACCTATGCGCAGGTGAAACAAGGTGTGCCTGTTGAGCGTTTGGGTGGAGGCTCCAACGCCACAGCCATCCGTCATGTAGCAGCCCATGCCTATTATGACAATGAAGAAACACTTGCCCGTGTTGCACGCCAGGCTATGTTTACGCATCGTCATCCCGAAGCACTTGAGGGAGGTGAATTTTTTGCCAGAGTTACACATCGTGTCATTCACGGTTCAACTCCACGTGATGCCATTGAAACAGTGGCAGTACAGATGGGAGGCTTTATAGAAAGCAAGGTGGCACAGGCAATAGCAAAACACAAAGAAGCAACAGATGAAAACAGCAAACTCTTAAAAGAGAAGTTCTGTGATGATCTGGCACTGACATCTATGGCAAAACTCTGGGATGTGGGAAGAAGTGAGCCTATTAAAGTAGGAAAAGCATCTCCCACACAGGGAACTTTACCGGGTTCGGTCTATTTTATACTTAAATATGCTGAAAACAAGAACGGACTTAACGAGGCTCTGGCTGCGAATGCTATGGTTGGCGGAGACAACGCTTCACGGGCAATTGCCATAGGCATGGTACTTGGTGCATACTTTGGCGTAGATGCAATTAATTCTCAATGGAGGGAAACTCTTGATCAATGGGAATATTGTGAAAAACTTTTAGAGACACTGCCTCTTTTAAAAGAGGTATAA
- the amrS gene encoding AmmeMemoRadiSam system radical SAM enzyme, translating to MNYYETIPEKEKIKCILCQHYCQMKEGQVGVCGVNKNENGALKTLVYGHPSALNVDPVEKKPLYHLLPGTTALSFGTVGCNFKCPFCQNWQISQEHTVDESVYISPEKMVDLALENGASSIAYTYNEPTIFYPYAKDIGVIARQKGLKNIFVTNGFETPEVVKDMASWLDAANVDLKSWDDAYYKKVLKGGLEAVKETLKGMVKEGIWVEVTTLLIEGDNDSDEDLEAMASFIANDLGVHVPWHLSAFHPDYKMQDHEYTKLQTLQRASDIAKKAGLLYVYMGNVPVHGDTYCPDCGTLLIDRTGYAVTKNSLIEGHCPKCGRVIEGVWK from the coding sequence ATGAATTATTATGAAACAATACCGGAAAAAGAAAAAATTAAATGTATATTATGCCAACACTATTGCCAAATGAAAGAGGGGCAGGTGGGTGTGTGCGGCGTCAATAAAAATGAAAACGGAGCACTTAAAACACTTGTTTACGGGCATCCGAGTGCACTGAATGTTGATCCTGTCGAGAAAAAACCGCTCTACCATCTCTTGCCGGGGACTACAGCCCTCTCTTTTGGGACAGTCGGCTGTAATTTCAAATGCCCGTTCTGCCAGAACTGGCAGATTTCACAAGAGCATACAGTCGATGAAAGCGTCTATATTTCTCCCGAAAAGATGGTTGATCTGGCTTTGGAGAACGGTGCTTCTTCCATTGCCTACACCTACAATGAACCGACTATATTTTACCCGTATGCCAAAGATATCGGCGTCATTGCAAGGCAAAAAGGACTGAAAAATATTTTTGTCACAAACGGATTTGAAACCCCGGAAGTTGTCAAAGATATGGCCTCGTGGCTTGATGCTGCCAATGTAGACCTTAAAAGCTGGGACGATGCCTATTACAAAAAAGTATTAAAAGGCGGACTTGAAGCGGTCAAAGAGACACTCAAAGGTATGGTCAAAGAAGGTATCTGGGTGGAAGTGACGACACTTTTAATAGAAGGCGATAATGACAGTGATGAAGATTTAGAAGCAATGGCATCATTTATAGCCAATGATCTGGGCGTACATGTGCCCTGGCATTTGAGTGCTTTTCACCCTGATTACAAAATGCAGGATCACGAATATACAAAACTGCAAACCCTGCAGCGTGCCAGTGATATAGCAAAAAAAGCAGGTTTATTGTATGTTTATATGGGAAATGTTCCCGTCCACGGCGATACCTACTGTCCGGATTGCGGGACTTTGCTTATAGACAGAACAGGCTATGCAGTCACAAAAAATTCTCTCATTGAGGGACATTGTCCAAAATGCGGACGAGTTATAGAAGGAGTATGGAAATGA
- the amrB gene encoding AmmeMemoRadiSam system protein B, with product MSIRKDAVAGQFYPASKKEIQKMFTHYNKIIDESIKDESVLELKPRAVIVPHAGYVYSAFTANIAFRLLKNSHAKRVVVIGPSHRVYLNGTSVAEYDSYETPLGNLPIDKKLANELIEKFGLHFQPDAHAEHSTEVQMPFVKNYLPEASVVELVYGNENPSNLAKVIEYLLEDEDTVVVISTDLSHYYDIEKAKTLDTVCLDAVANLNPAELHQGCEACGIIGVEAMLIAAIQNGLKPTLLDYRTSADASGDKSQVVGYMSAAFTK from the coding sequence ATGAGTATAAGAAAAGATGCAGTTGCCGGGCAGTTCTATCCCGCAAGCAAAAAAGAGATACAAAAAATGTTCACTCATTACAATAAAATAATAGATGAGTCCATAAAAGACGAGTCAGTCCTTGAATTAAAGCCAAGAGCTGTTATTGTGCCGCATGCAGGCTATGTTTATTCTGCATTTACGGCAAATATCGCCTTTAGATTACTAAAAAATTCTCATGCAAAACGTGTGGTGGTGATTGGACCGAGTCACCGTGTCTATTTAAACGGTACAAGTGTTGCGGAATATGACAGTTATGAAACACCGCTTGGAAACCTGCCTATAGATAAAAAACTTGCAAATGAATTGATAGAGAAATTCGGCTTACATTTTCAGCCGGACGCCCATGCAGAACACTCAACAGAAGTACAGATGCCCTTTGTAAAAAACTATCTGCCGGAAGCTTCTGTTGTGGAACTTGTCTATGGAAATGAAAATCCGTCCAATTTGGCAAAAGTTATTGAATATTTGTTAGAGGATGAAGATACTGTTGTTGTTATTAGTACGGATCTGAGCCATTATTATGACATTGAAAAAGCAAAAACTCTTGATACCGTTTGCCTTGATGCCGTAGCCAATCTCAATCCTGCTGAGTTACATCAGGGCTGTGAAGCCTGCGGGATTATAGGCGTAGAAGCGATGCTGATAGCAGCAATACAAAACGGTCTGAAACCGACACTGCTTGATTACAGAACCAGTGCAGATGCAAGCGGAGACAAGTCACAGGTAGTCGGTTATATGAGTGCCGCATTTACAAAGTAG